From a single Candoia aspera isolate rCanAsp1 chromosome 2, rCanAsp1.hap2, whole genome shotgun sequence genomic region:
- the LOC134490828 gene encoding non-structural maintenance of chromosomes element 3 homolog: MHNCNNFIFLFHSGLFKAMSHRRRSSKGPGPSQAQDMDVDEEFTLGPTQTLSQAQRSLEQHSPCQVEQKVNELVQFLLIKDQKKIPIKRTDILKYIIKDYKDLFPEILRRANQTLQQVFGLELVEIDPKYHTYILISKFTPLEEDIMNDDENTPKMGLLIVILSLIFMKGNVIKESAVWEVLRRLRIDCSGGKHEVFGDVKKLVTEEFVRQKYLEYRCLPHTDPPESEFRWGPRAFKETSKKQILQFVAKIQNQNPKSWMSQYNEAEAEANAVGRP, translated from the exons ATGCACAATTGTAATAACTTTATATTCCTGTTCCATTCAGGTCTCTTCAAAGCCATGTCTCACCGCAGGCGTAGTAGCAAAGGACCTGGCCCTTCGCAG GCACAGGATATGGATGTTGATGAAGAATTCACTTTGGGTCCGACTCAGACGCTCAGTCAGGCGCAACGCAGTTTGGAACAACACTCCCCCTGTCAAGTGGAACAAAAA GTAAATGAGCTGGTGCAATTTCTTCTGATCAAAGATCAGAAAAAAATCCCTATTAAACGGACAG ATATTCTGAAATACATCATCAAAGACTACAAAGATCTCTTTCCCGAGATCCTCAGACGCGCCAACCAGACCCTTCAACAG GTATTTGGGCTGGAACTAGTGGAAATTGACCCCAAGTACCACACCTACATCCTGATCAGTAAATTTACTCCTTTGGAAGAGGATATCATGAATGA tgatGAGAACACTCCCAAGATGGGCCTCCTCATAGTAATACTTAGCCTTATCTTCATGAAAGGCAACGTGATCAAAGAAT CTGCTGTTTGGGAGGTGCTGAGGAGATTACGTATTGACTGCTCTGG tggAAAACACGAAGTCTTTGGTGATGTGAAAAAGCTAGTGACGGAGGAATTTGTCAGGCAAAA ATATCTGGAATATAGATGTCTCCCACACACAGATCCTCCTGAGTCTGAGTTCAGGTGGGGACCACGAGCTTTTAAAGAGACTTCCAAGAAGCAGATCCTGCAGTTTGTTGCTAAG ATACAAAATCAGAATCCCAAATCTTGGATGAGCCAGTACAATGAAGCTGAAGCAGAAGCTAATGCTGTGGGAAGGCCATAA